The proteins below come from a single Aspergillus oryzae RIB40 DNA, chromosome 5 genomic window:
- a CDS encoding uncharacterized protein (predicted protein), with translation MQNENNKYQKAIREAQHILDQNAPDLEDQIAQADENIKSLEEDAMLADLERKYNYQLEVHNKVHNTIQQMQAGLETLKENWQKGMHALEDVVNEIQKKINAIFHIERIVVGIHTHALIDDKPLVFKFYGTVANRHFEIEAQWAPGNDLSRDRRD, from the exons ATGCAGAATGAGAACAACAAGTATCAAAAGGCTATTCGGGAGGCGCAGCACATCCTTGACCAGAACGCACCCGACCTAGAAGACCAGATCGCCCAGGCCGATGAGAACATCAAATCCCTGGAAGAGGATGCGATGCTGGCAGATCTTGAGCGAAAATATAACTATCAGCTTGAGGTCCATAACAAAGTACACAACACCATCCAACAAATGCAGGCTGGACTAGAAACTCTCAAGGAGAACTGGCAAAAGGGGATGCACGCgttggaggatgtggtcaatgagatccaaaagaaaatcaacgCCATCTTTCACATTGAGAGAATTGTGGTGGGAATCCACACTCATGCGTTGATCGACGACAAACCCCTAGTCTTCAAATTCTATGGCACGGTGGCCAACAGGCATTTTGAAATTGAGGCACAATGGGCGCCAGGCAATGATCTCAGCC GCGACAGACGGGACTAA
- a CDS encoding uncharacterized protein (predicted protein), whose product MARDQEIVSLSSFGKDLLASGFFTSLDAPNFADNNVKGPPRRNLEIAPEETFPPQPASPATWMGLSTLSAVTSAYADSPESPEQLIVGGAEVQNVSLVMVDEHGTYNDLKVMPVPVSGAKSSGGSLLVAPVGESKQIAAQPMLLLPAKADSDLSFSDDSKALPMAELEKAMKESKGKVGVAAVDSYVLSGEIENFFGVKGVTGKLYCFRSDEEEGSKDEEEKPIDEKVKLQDMESPLGIFFPEIENKTIKTLPLKNLEFTFSNTKKETLLPDGLRLQGDLDLTDGLQWVSDGLKNVFGSDKATELPSKIRVSALLAKERDWTKKPKIEGIVLQAFLHEMKLPAWDFLEFQTVGIELSARKEAAKKDIEDNPEKEQKEDTDKTKEEEEDGKSKEIVAKKDKPSNAPTTKDHATEERRKKEEEGSKEEKRWKVGFGLFGKVNITKVPKSPVPLEARYWIRMGDWKEEKKEEEEEDEVEGDDEDKELEKPDGGEGKETAEAGGENENDDAEEDKPTERGKQYEVLIAVGEWKDFCAISNLDMKEAQLHAFFKPGEFRKSCTLSVTGSLEFAQGCLDKKDGDEEEEEEKPKNATLTIEGVLSRQDYHFDAKVGDLKLDSILKMYAQITGAEPSKEAKEHDLVFEELHLNISRKLKSKEKAIEDKKDVKEKKEEEKEKEKEKEKEEEKEEEKEEEKEEEKEEEGEEPSTCLELSGKVSFNDCKSVHGLIKIDTISGLTIQGGVEDYMIKDADVTIKEASIDIFIGAKPKQSKDTSRKTKPKLEADTKDGKEAGEGKVEVFNRESKFAIKGRVDFSGITVTVAFMTERKETNAKSKKSSEREWVLFGIYEGTLHLGKICDIMEGPMADLELKNVALIAASGESKTIEALNTLKYPVRKGISLCATIPPLPELNNFAKQNVDGLVLAATIQKQKLELDIQLPRAFDVTITDSVKLCEIGIGIEISKTPSLMVMGTLNIVMDVDQDPLLLEGMVKAGLLSSSASIATKSPWVNPLNISKHVTIADFRVEIEITYATVMELGPSKLGLAGDIEVGDLTAGAAMQISHHPGEQVISANISEVDLVKIIRVAGQVAEIQVLQDIRGGEDTFVFTDANMYFSTGGTIAGREYPQGISAGGKLTAFGKTAQFDLTIGKAGLDFQAYIDNFSLGPLVVSSASGDPRAKMVVLMTKDKQVIQVDGMVRCFGIGFATLVDIQIGTETPSFDARIAVAFTDAFIISLQATVKDFKELKDIATKDLYFQAQIQGDLFDMICESIKSLLRTLEKLGTEGIESLQNLIGAQIAEKQAEMDQEKEKLDEARQKVDTRRQVRQRDMKNEKDKRDKAKAEIERLRDNVTRAKQNKAQAENELKEKVEKLKLERESLIQRKRKEYNDMLEKAKQDQANNQRELERLRQEQRDRYGTDFLRKVNIAKGAYYEKERILKQAWENVARLRREFNDANICRNSGQPNLLMRLQKLY is encoded by the exons ATGGCACGCGACCAAGAGATCGTCTCCCTTTCCTCGTTTGGAAAGGACCTCCTGGCCAGCGGCTTCTTTACATCTCTGGACGCACCAAACTTTGCCGACAACAATGTCAAAGGCCCCCCTCGCAGGAACCTGGAAATTGCCCCGGAGGAAACCTTTCCACCGCAGCCAGCCAGTCCGGCCACATGGATGGGTCTGTCGACCCTTTCCGCGGTGACATCAGCATATGCAGACTCTCCTGAATCTCCCGAGCAGCTCATCGTTGGAGGTGCTGAGGTGCAAAATGTGTCACTTGTTATGGTAGACGAGCACGGCACTTACAATGATTTGAAGGTGATGCCGGTTCCCGTTTCGGGGGCCAAGAGCAGTGGGGGGTCTCTGCTTGTTGCCCCGGTCGGAGAATCTAAGCAGATCGCTGCTCAGCCGATGCTTTTGCTACCGGCCAAGGCGGATTCTGATCTCTCGTTTTCCGATGATAGCAAGGCTTTGCCGATGGCAGAGCTGGAAAAAGCCATGAAGGAGTCTAAGGGGAAGGTCGGTGTGGCGGCTGTTGATTCCTATGTTCTCAGTGGTGAAATCGAGAATTTCTTTGGTGTCAAGGGGGTTACAGGCAAGTTGTACTGTTTCAgaagtgatgaggaggagggcagtaaggacgaggaagagaaaccTATCGATGAAAAGGTTAAACTTCAAGACATGGAATCGCCCCTAGGaatcttcttccccgagATTGAAAACAAGACGATCAAAACGTTGCCCCTGAAGAACCTGGAGTTTACTttcagcaacaccaaaaAGGAGACTCTGCTTCCGGATGGACTCCGTCTGCAAGGTGACCTGGACTTGACGGATGGACTGCAGTGGGTTTCAGATGGCTTGAAGAATGTCTTTGGCAGTGACAAGGCCACAGAGCTGCCGTCGAAGATACGGGTTAGTGCCCTTTTGGCTAAGGAGAGAGACTGGaccaagaagcccaagatTGAAGGTATCGTTCTTCAAGCCTTTCTCCATGAGATGAAGCTACCCGCGTGGGACTTTTTGGAATTCCAAACGGTGGGGATCGAGCTGTCTGCTAGGAAGGAAGCTGCGAAAAAGGACATCGAGGACAATCCGgagaaggaacagaaagaGGACACGGacaagacaaaagaagaggaggaagatggcaagTCAAAGGAAATTGtagccaagaaagacaag CCCTCTAATGCCCCCACGACGAAGGATCATGCCACGGAGGAAAGGcgcaaaaaggaagaagagggaagcaaagaggagaaaagatggaAGGTAGGCTTTGGACTCTTTGGCAAGGTCAATATTACCAAAGTACCCAAGTCACCGGTGCCACTGGAGGCAAGATATTGGATTCGTATGGGAGActggaaagaggagaagaaggaggaagaagaagaggatgaagttgagggCGATGACGAGGACAAAGAATTAGAGAAGCCGGATGGCGGAGAAGGTAAGGAAACTGCCGAAGCAGGTGGGGAGAACGAAAACGACGATGCGGAAGAGGACAAGCCcacagaaagaggaaagcaatacGAAG TGTTGATCGCGGTCGGCGAATGGAAGGACTTTTGTGCCATCTCGAATCTTGAC atgaaagaagccCAGTTGCACGCATTTTTCAAACCCGGCGAATTCCGGAAATCTTGCACATTATCTGTGACTGGATCCCTCGAGTTTGCCCAAGGGTGTCTTGACAAGAAAgacggcgatgaagaggaggaagaggagaagcccaagaatgCGACTCTAACAATTGAGGGAGTGCTATCCAGAC AGGACTACCATTTTGACGCGAAGGTGGGAGATCTGAAGCTCGAttcgatattgaagatgtATGCTCAGATCACCGGTGCTGAACCATcaaaggaagccaaagagcaTGATCTAGTCTTTGAAGAGCTGCATTTGAATATTAGCCGCAAGCTgaagagcaaagaaaaggcaatagaggacaagaaggatgtaaaggagaaaaaggaagaagaaaaggaaaaagaaaaggaaaaagaaaaggaagaagaaaaggaagaagaaaaggaagaagaaaaggaagaagaaaaggaagaagagggagaagagccTTCCACTTGCCTGGAGCTCTCCGGCAAAGTCAGCTTCAACGATTGCAAGAGTGTTCATGGTTTGATCAAAATTGACACTATCTCCGGTCTCACTATCCAGGGTGGAGTCGAGGATTACATGATCAAGGATGCTGATGTTACAATTAAAGAAGCCAGTATCGACATCTTCATTGGAGCCAAGCCAAAACAGTCCAAGGACACCTCAAGGAAAACCAAGCCCAAACTCGAGGCAGATACCAAAGACGGAAAAGAAGCTGGCGAGGGCAAGGTGGAGGTTTTCAATCGAGAAAGCAAATTTGCCATCAAAGGCAGGGTTGATTTCAGTGGTATAACTGTGACGGTTGCCTTTATGACTGAGCGCAAGGAAACCAACGCTAAGTCGAAGAAGTCGTCTGAGCGGGAGTGGGTCTTGTTTGGTATCTATGAAGGCACTTTGCACCTGGGAAAGATATGCGATATAATGGAAGGCCCTATGGCCGACCTCGAATTGAAAAACGTTGCGCTCATCGCAGCATCCGGGGAATCCAAGACAATCGAGGCGTTGAACACGCTTAAGTATCCTGTAAGAAAGG GAATTTCGCTGTGTGCGACTATCCCACCTCTGCCGGAGCTGAACAATTTCGCCAAGCAGAACGTGGATGGGTTGGTTCTCGCGGCAACTAtacaaaagcaaaagctggAGCTCGACATCCAGTTGCCCAGGGCTTTTGAT GTCACTATTACTGATAGTGTCAAACTCTGTGAGATTGGAATTGGCATTGAAATCAGCAAGACTCCTAGCTTGATGGTCATGGGCACTTTGAACATCGTCATGGATGTAGACCAGGATCCTTTGCTCCTAGAGGGCATGGTGAAAGCTGGCCTACTCAGTTCATCGGCTTCGAT TGCCACCAAGTCGCCATGGGTGAATCCATTGAACATCAGCAAACATGTTACCATCGCCGACTTCAGAGTCGAGATCGAAATTACTTATGCCACGGTAATGGAGCTTGGACCATC CAAACTGGGCCTCGCTGGAGATATCGAGGTAGGAGATCTTACTGCTGGAGCTGCCATGCAGATCAGCCACCACCCTGGTGAGCAGGTTATATCTGCCAATATCTCCGAGGTTGATCTCGTCAAAATCATCCGTGTTGCCGGTCAGGTCGCCGAAATCCAAGTCTTGCAAGATATCCGTGGTGGTGAGGATACGTTTGTTTTTACCGATGCCAACATGTATTTCTCCACTGGGGGGACCATAGCTGGAAGGGAGTATCCACAGGGTATATCAGCCGGGGGGAAGCTGACGGCGTTTGGGAAGACGGCCCAGTTTGACCTAACCATTGGTAAGGCCGGTCTAGATTTCCAAGCGTATATCGATAATTTCAGTCTCGGGCCCTTGGTCGTCTCATCCGCCAGTGGAGACCCCCGCGCCAAGATGGTCGTGCTGATGACCAAAGACAAACAAGTGATCCAGGTGGACGGAATGGTAAGATGCTTTGGAATTGGGTTTGCCACCTTAGTCGACATCCAAATAGGAACCGAGACCCCGTCTTTTGATGCGCGTATTGCCGTGGCGTTTACCGATGCATTTATAATCAGCCTACAGGCGACGGTGAAGGACTTTAAAGAGCTCAAGGATATAGCAACAAAGGATTTATATTTCCAAGCCCAGATCCAAGGTGATTTATTTGACATGATCTGTGAAAGTATCAAGAGCTTGCTCCGGACGCTTGAGAAGCTGGGTACCGAGGGTATTGAATCTCTTCAGAACCTTATTGGAGCGCAGATTGCCGAAAAACAGGCCGAAATGGaccaagagaaggagaagctggacgAGGCACGCCAAAAGGTAGATACGAGACGCCAGGTGCGTCAACGCGatatgaagaatgaaaaggatAAACGCGACAAGGCAAAGGCAGAAATCGAACGGCTTCGGGACAATGTGACCAGAGCCAAGCAAAATAAGGCTCAGGCTGAAAATGAACtgaaagaaaaagtcgaAAAGCTTAAACTCGAAAGGGAATCCCTTATCCAACGCAAGAGGAAGGAGTATAATGACATgctggagaaggccaagcaaGATCAAGCAAACAACCAGAGGGAGTTAGAGCGGCTGAGACAAGAACAGAGAGATAGATACGGCACCGATTTCCTCAGGAAGGTCAACATTGCTAAAGGAGCCTATtacgaaaaagaaaggatctTAAAGCAAGCGTGGGAAAATGTTGCGCGACTTCGTCGGGAGTTCAATGATGCAAATAT CTGCCGGAACTCGGGGCAGCCGAACTTGCTCATGAGGCTGCAAAAGCTGTACTAG
- a CDS encoding uncharacterized protein (vesicular amine transporter), whose amino-acid sequence MSSSPLLDNERRNTQWMGQLRSSNKFTLATMSMALFTDELLFSFMVPLLPYIFEQRLKVPASRVQAYTSIFLTEGALVAIITSPLIGHVADRAKSKKALLLGLLVLTLASVCGLAVTKSCTFYLPSVTYILTGQVIVAGIFIGRFFQCFTSNGLWIVGVATMVESVGSEHMGKIAGLTSTLTAAGTCAGPVLAGFLFGLGGYWPSWLGPAVFLVVDILMRVLLIDRPKAPQEMTENSRLLDAQPISVEEEQGWRFYTRLFRQPRFTTGIICYSVYALYIASFQTTIPLHSWETFKWGVFPVGLLLAAVQGPGMVLAPLIGYWKDRWGSRIPTAIAFFSMAPFLVLSGAAGDERFSWFTGGNKGKIIYSCSLAMTGCLMSLLSGVGAMEATEAVDKLEESHPGIFGKYGGYSRAVAITSMSWTMGLLLGPILAGFMAERFAYFELQCVLVLGISHRLVGNIQQLKQ is encoded by the exons ATGAGCTCTTCACCCTTGCTAGACAATGAGAGACGCAACACGCAATGGATGGGTCAGTTGCGATCCTCTAACAAGTTTACCTTAGCCACAATGTCCATGGCGCTCTTTACGG AcgagcttcttttctctttcatggTACCCTTGCTTCCTTACATCTTTGAACAGCGCCTCAAGGTTCCAGCATCTCGTGTTCAAGCATACACATCAATTTTCTTGACCGAAGGCGCTTTAGTCGCCATCATAACCAGCCCATTGATCGGGCACGTGGCTGACCGGGCAAAGTCCAAGAAGGCCTTGCTACTTGGGTTGCTGGTGTTGACACTTGCCAGTGTCTGTGGTCTTGCGGTTACGAAGTCCTGTACGTTTTATCTTCCCTCGGTTACGTACATACTTACCGGCCAGGTCATAGTGGCAGGGATCTTTATCGGTCGATTTTTCCAATGTTTTACCAGCAATGGCCTCTGGATCGTGGGTGTCGCAACGATGGTCGAGAGTGTCGGGAGTGAGCATATGGGCAAGATTGCAGGGCTAACCTCAACCTTGACTGCTGCGGGGACGTGTGCAGGTCCAGTGCTTGCCGGGTTTCTCTTCGGGCTTGGAGGGTATTGGCCTTCATGGTTGGGTCCGGCTGTCTTCTTGGTCGTGGATATCTTAATGCGTGTTTTGTTGATTGATCGTCCGAAAGCACCACAAGAGA TGACGGAGAATTCCCGTTTGCTAGATGCGCAGCCAATATcagttgaagaagaacaagggtGGCGATTCTACACCCGTCTGTTTCGCCAACCTCGCTTCACAACAGGTATCATTTGCTACTCGGTATATGCGCTCTATATCGCCAGCTTCCAGACCACCATCCCCTTACACTCATGGGAGACATTCAAATGGGGTGTCTTCCCAGTTGGTCTCTTACTCGCCGCTGTTCAAGGCCCGGGAATGGTACTGGCACCCCTAATTGGATACTGGAAAGATCGCTGGGGATCGCGCATCCCAACTGCGATTGCGTTCTTCTCCATGGCACCTTTTCTGGTACTCTCGGGGGCGGCCGGTGACGAGCGCTTTTCGTGGTTTACTGGTGGAAATAAAGGCAAGATCATTTATTCTTGCTCCTTGGCCATGACTGGGTGTCTTATGTCTTTACTAAGTGGAGTAGGGGCAATGGAAGCGACTG AAGCTGTTGACAAGCTAGAAGAAAGTCACCCGGGCATCTTTGGAAAGTACGGGGGCTACTCTCGGGCTGTTGCCATCACCAGCATGAGTTGGACTATGGGCCTGTTGCTTGGGCCCATCTTAGCAGGGTTCATGGCGGAGAGGTTTGCTTATTTTGAATTACAGTGTGTTCTGG TATTGGGTATATCTCACAGACTAGTTGGAAACATACAGCAATTAAAGCAGTGA
- a CDS encoding uncharacterized protein (carboxylesterase type B): MHLTYLCVLIQCLLLSPVGSARNPKSPAFAVLVDNSLEPAVVQSSPSYLLLREAHTQESAAAACNTLGESLASVKDVPFFEPLLSMHLRALDGEISYPMWLAGNGETCTAYSLPNNHTFSVECTRRIRALCTNTAEYQTGLDPPSTSRHIFVKTSQGLIKGFRDRLTARFQGIPYAKPPIGERRLKNPERLHSFPGRKKGSAYDATEFKALCPVRFPIESPTSTRNMTPNATPDLPNPNYPISEDCLYLNIYTPILPENESPDLLPVVVWIHGGSNYFGGSSLPFYFGMNLATRRPLVVVSINYRLGALGFLSDLSKASDIGSNQAMRDQLMALDWVREHIKSFGGDPERVTIFGESSGGSAVMSLIQTNPEKGLFSQAIVQSGGTWSGWQRPHVQADLTRMFLDLAGCNDLDCVKNNRTMGEILEYQGLLFSKAQEVFPRGEVNFIEPFRPFIDHDLITEDWTAALEAGRYRKVPTLVTYTRDEFGLILKTNETLKDKPIDYSTAVEFLATFLLGEERTRQVLDTPELGFNRSLIHMSDVTDPFIQLTTDLGYRCSSEIYAGFLDRHNRDVWEVSWDIGLPQFIGGMICGNGTKRACHAAELPILFGSANYANISSSALASVNYYQQARNTIDLYSNFVHDGEVWINATYYLRRNGNAVRNVLHWDDTPASTRGGVRWEICQKMDEMNLYDRLYYPYLPLGDRANTRDGYISLQYPMVAGPFD, encoded by the exons atgcaTTTGACGTACTTGTGCGTTCTCATCCAATGTTTACTCTTGTCGCCGGTGGGATCAGCTAGGAACCCAAAATCGCCAGCTTTCGCTGTGCTGGTGGACAATTCTCTG GAACCGGCTGTCGTGCAGTCCAGCCCTTCTTATCTGTTGCTGCGCGAAGCACACACGCAAGAATCCGCTGCTGCGGCTTGTAACACATTGGGGGAGAGTTTGGCAAGTGTCAAAGATGTGCCTTTCTTCGAGCCATTGCTCTCAATGCACCTGAGAGCTCTGGATGGGGAGATATCCTATCCCATGTGGTTGGCAGGAAACGGTGAGACGTGCACAGCATACAGTCTGCCGAATAATCACACCTTCAGCGTTGAATGCACCCGTCGCATTCGCGCTCTTTGCACCAATACTGCAGAATATCAGACTGGCCTCGATCCCCCGTCCACTAGTCGCCATATATTTGTTAAGACATCCCAAGGCCTTATTAAGGGGTTCCGAGACCGCTTGACGGCACGGTTCCAGGGAATTCCCTATGCGAAACCTCCGATAGGCGAGCGTCGACTGAAGAACCCAGAAAGATTGCACAGCTTTCccggaagaaaaaaaggatcGGCATATGATGCTACAGAGTTTAAAGCACTCTGTCCGGTACGTTTTCCGATCGAGAGTCCAACAAGCACACGTA ATATGACCCCGAACGCTACACCGGAcctcccaaacccaaactaCCCTATATCTGAAGATTGCCTGTATCTCAATATTTACACGCCAATACTTCCTGAAAACGAGTCCCCTGATTTGTTACCTGTGGTGGTTTGGATTCATGGGGGCTCAAATTATTTCGGTGGATCgtcccttcctttttattttgggaTGAACCTTGCAACTCGCCGACCATTGGTGGTGGTCTCTATAAACTATCGCCTTGGTGCTCTGGGATTTCTCTCTGATCTATCTAAGGCATCAGATATTGGAAGCAACCAAGCTATGCGCGACCAACTGATGGCTCTGGACTGGGTTCGGGAACACATCAAATCATTTGGTGGCGATCCCGAACGAGTAACGATTTTTGGGGAATCCTCGGGAGGCAGTGCGGTGATGTCTCTCATCCAGACAAACCCTGAAAAGGGCCTATTTTCCCAGGCCATTGTTCAGTCTGGGGGGACATGGTCGGGTTGGCAAAGGCCCCACGTGCAGGCCGACCTCACACGAATGTTCCTGGACCTGGCTGGTTGTAACGACTTGGATTGCGTGAAAAACAACCGGACGATGGGGGAAATCCTAGAATACCAAGGCCTGCTGTTCTCCAAGGCTCAAGAAGTGTTCCCTCGCGGGGAGGTCAACTTTATCGAGCCATTCCGGCCATTTATTGATCATGATCTGATCACGGAAGATTGGACAGCTGCGCTAGAAGCCGGTCGTTATCGTAAGGTGCCAACACTCGTCACCTACACCCGGGACGAGTTCGGATTAATTTTAAAGACCAATGAGACATTGAAGGACAAACCGATAGATTACTCAACAGCAGTTGAGTTTCTGGCCACATTTCTTTTAGGTGAGGAGCGCACCAGACAGGTGTTAGATACCCCGGAGTTAGGGTTCAACCGGTCATTGATCCATATGTCGGATGTTACCGACCCGTTCATCCAACTTACTACAGATCTGGGTTACCGATGTAGCAGCGAGATCTATGCGGGGTTTCTGGACAGGCATAACCGCGACGTATGGGAAGTGTCGTGGGATATCGGTCTGCCGCAATTTATCGGGGGAATGATCTGTGGCAATGGCACAAAGCGTGCTTGTCATGCCGCTGAGCTCCCCATCCTTTTCGGCTCAGCAAATTATGCCAATATCAGCAGCAGTGCGCTCGCCTCCGTCAACTACTACCAGCAGGCTCGGAACACGATTGACTTGTACAGCAACTTCGTGCATGATGGCGAAGTGTGGATCAATGCGACATACTATCTACGGCGGAATGGCAACGCAGTCCGCAATGTCCTCCATTGGGACGATACGCCTGCGTCAACACGTGGGGGCGTCCGCTGGGAGATCTGTCAGAAGATGGATGAGATGAACTTATATGATCGGTTGTATTACCCGTATCTCCCGCTCGGGGACCGCGCGAATACAAGGGACGGTTACATTTCTTTGCAGTATCCCATGGTGGCTGGGCCCTTTGATTAA
- a CDS encoding methionine adenosyltransferase (S-adenosylmethionine synthetase) produces the protein MKSQSKFLFTSESVGEGHPDKICDQVADAILDECLKQNPLSKVAIEVAVRPGLVIVFGVVHFIPQLDIDAIVRFVLKDIGYTSPDQELDYRTCQVMDCVELHPSLFNGISSGLEAPDDEPAGDQGMAFGYATDETPQLLPLTLHLAHRISRELKAAHTNRILPWLRPDTKAQVTVEYVEDEGRMVPTRVHNVVITAQHTPGVPLEKLRQGILDKVVRKSIPAKYLDDRTAYHIQPTGDVGVSPSGKFAGVTGRKIVVDTYGGWGAHGGGAFSGKDFRQVDRSAAYMARWIAKSLVHHGLAHRCLIQLSYSIGIAEPLSIFIDTFKTSKFTSDQLKEIIRKNFDLRPAAIAKDLNLIDPIYYQTAKNGHFTNEKFPWEQPLDLVL, from the exons ATGAAGTCCCAATCCAAATTTCTTTTCACATCCGAGTCTGTAGGTGAAGGACACCCGGATAAAATATGTGACCAAGTGGCCGATGCCATCCTCGACGAATGTCTCAAGCAGAATCCTCTGAGCAAGGTCGCTATAGAGGTCGCTGTACGGCCAGGGCTAGTGATTGTGTTTGGTGTTGTCCACTTCATTCCCCAATTGGATATCGACGCCATTGTTCGCTTCGTGCTGAAAGACATTGGGTACACTAGCCCAGACCAGGAGTTAGACTATCGGACGTGCCAAGTCATGGACTGCGTGGAGCTACACCCATCGTTGTTTAACGGCATATCCTCTGGCCTTGAAGCACCCGATGATGAACCGGCAGGCGACCAG GGGATGGCTTTTGGATACGCAACAGATGAAACCCCCCAGTTACT GCCCTTGACCCTCCATCTAGCGCACAGGATCTCCCGTGAACTGAAAGCCGCCCACACCAATCGCATCCTCCCATGGCTTCGACCGGACACCAAGGCACAGGTTACCGTGGAGTatgttgaggatgaaggTAGGATGGTTCCCACCCGAGTCCATAACGTGGTTATTACTGCGCAGCATACACCTGGTGTGCCACTCGAAAAGTTGCGGCAAGGGATACTAGACAAGGTTGTCCGCAAGTCAATTCCAGCGAAATATCTGGATGACCGGACCGCCTatcat ATCCAGCCAACAGGAGATGTAGGAGTGAGCCCATCAGGCAAGTTCGCCGGCGTGACCGGTCGCAAAATTGTTGTTGACACCTATGGGGGCTGGGGTGCCCACGGGGGCGGCGCTTTCTCAGGGAAAGATTTCCGCCAG GTTGATCGGTCCGCAGCCTATATGGCGCGGTGGATTGCCAAATCACTTGTTCACCACGGGCTCGCACACCGGTGCCTCATCCAGCTGTCTTACTCCATCGGCATCGCGGAGCCCTTGAGTATTTTTATCGATACTTTCAAAACCAGCAAATTCACCTCAGACCAATTGAAGGAGATTATCCGCAAGAATTTTGATCTCAGGCCAGCAGCTATTGCGAAAGACCTCAACTTGATTGATCCGATCTACTACCAGACTGCCAAGAACGGACATTTTACGAACGAGAAGTTCCCTTGGGAGCAACCCCTTGACTTGGTGTTGTAG
- a CDS encoding uncharacterized protein (predicted protein), protein MKLFISSILSIGCLAKIANASLGALNNPGLFPFVFNGVAVFNYPNWTTQQPRDSIKEGENFFCYATETGYLSFGCYSHCRPDSPDFVCDANLALPELGTLSTFYRDEEQGASAISVRRRRRSKLHGGVGVSFRWMGDVIAN, encoded by the exons atgAAGCTATTCATCTCGTCCATTCTTAGCATTGGCTGCCTTGCCAAGATCGCCAATGCGAGTCTCGGGGCCCTGAACAACCCTGGTTTATTTCCCTTTGTTTTTAATGGAGTCGCTGTGTTCAATTATCCCAATTGGACCACCCAACAGCCCCGAGATAGCAtcaaagaaggcgagaacTTCTTTTGCTATGCTACTGAGACCGGCTACTTGAGTTTTGGCTG CTACTCACATTGCCGCCCCGATTCACCCGACTTCGTTTG TGATGCCAACCTCGCGCTTCCAGAGTTAGGTACTCTGAGTACATTTTACCGCGATGAGGAGCAGGGGGCCTCAGCA ATATCTGTCCGCCGCAGGAGACGGTCAAAACTTCATGGTGGCGTTGGGGTCAGCTTCCGATGGATGGGGGATGTGATAGCGAATTAA